The nucleotide window TTAAAGTGTGATAGAAAATGACGGCTTTAGACAGTTTGCCCATGTCTTTTATGCCACTACCCAAAATCTAAGTTATAATCTGTGCACAAATAAAAAGTTATAGTTATGGTTGTCAGAAATCCTATTTAGTCAATGTGCAAAATTGGAAGagatgtaaaattattgaaaatggaTAGAGCCAACTAATCACTATTTCATCACTcagttcaaaaggaaaaatattgaGATTTCTCTTAAAGTTGCAGTTCTCTTAAAGTTGCAGTACTGCCTTTTACTGTTCCTTCACAGTGCTAAGACTATATTTTGAGACAAATATTATTATCTTCCTTCTTTCATTGCATATTTTACACATTATGAGAAATAAAAGGGACtaaatggtaaaaaaaatcatgtcTAATTaacatgattattttttttctaacactGGAGCCTAGTGGATAATAGTTTCTCAGTTCATTTCTTTTGCCATTTAAATGACACACTTTGAATCTAGTTGGATTTgagaatgataatgattttgtgAAAGTAATCGTTGCCTCAATATTCATTGTTATCTTTGGCAATTTGATTCAAGCAGAACTACATTTAGCAATATAGAGAAAGTTACTTGTCGGTTAAAATCATTTGACACTGTTATTGATAACAATAGTTCTATCAAAATCTACTTTGATTGTGTCAGAAAAGGAATTTACATCCATACAGTAATTAATGGTTAACATCCTTTGAAAAAGCTTGTGTATCGACTAAGACGTCTTTAAATGTACAAGGCTTGTAAGGAGGGGATTAAAATCATTACCACCCATTTTGACACAAAATAATTGTCATTAATTCAATATATACTCAGTACTTTAAAGGGGCCTTAAGTGCATAGTCAGTCTCATGACTCTGTAACCATGGCAATACagaaacaaaataagaaattttGCCGAAACTCAAAACTGACTACCCTACCGATGAATCAGTGTATTATTCTATAGGGAATACTGATTTGTCCAGTGCATAGTTTACTTCAAACAAATAAGATACAAATGATCACTTGAATAGATACCCTTACTTCAGCTAGTTTTTTCCCCCGATAGTTAGGCTTGTCTTTGGTTTAAAAGATAGCCCTTATCTCAAAGTCCTCCCGTCTAAAGACAAGATGGACTGCTCATGCTTTCTAAAATATGGAAAAATCACTATAAACAACCACaatttaaatcaagaaaattaGCAAAGGCTCACTCTGAATTTTCTGTTCCATTAAGATTATTTTGGTCGTCAGTGATCATAAAATAATCAACTGATAATGATCAAAATAATATAATAGCGAACTACGTTTCTTATCAGATTTTTTTAGGGCAAATTTGCAGCTCTGAGTTCACTTGATGATGGAACCATATTTCCTAAATGTGAGGAAATGGCGAGGAACAGTATTTAAGACCAATTAGATACTTCATTCCTTCTCATAACATGTATTGAAGTATTTATAATATAGCTCTTTAGTTTAATTTGTTCTTAAGTGAGTTGATAACGCAAAGAAATTCATACGCTTGCCCAGTGTTAAACTCACCAGAGAAAATGTCTTTTTCGCGTCCCCGTGACCTTCGGAATGAACTTTCTTAATGACAGCTTCAAACTCTTCAATTGGCACAATAATTTTTCCAGTTCGTCTGTAAACTAACACATCGCGATTCTCTTCGCTGTCAAACCTCACATCCATACGTTCAGCccagtttttgaatttttctcgCCTGGTGATGCCTCCCTTAGGTTTCGGAAAACCCGCAGCTTTCAGCTCGGGTCCACTGGGCCACTGGCATCGCCACCGAGGGAGGGTGGCTGAGGAGCGCACTCGAAGGCAGTTGAGGAAGAGGTCATAAATGGCCCTCGGTAATGGTCCTGCGTGGTTTCTCCGCTTAATAGTTTTCTCATCTGCAACTTCTGCAAGGGTATCATCCATTTGCTTTCGCAGAAACAAAGCAAGCAAATTACGTTCAGTTATCAACTGAATACCCCTGTTTTCTGTGCGCACGCAGTGACGTCATGAGACATAAAGTCCCCGGATGTTACTAGTTCAGAGCTAGGCAACCTAATCGGCAATGAAAACGTCCTTAGCTGGGTGGTCGAAAAATGAGCTTCATTCTCTCTCCACTTAGTTTCCCGCTTATTGCCCTGTCAATTGCAAATCTGCCAATTTGACCCCAATAACTGAAAGGTTGGGTAATGATATCCAGTGGAAAAGTATCAAACACCATTGAGTTATCAAGAAGGTAGTCATTTATCAAAAGGACAATGCTATGCATCCCTGAACAACTGGGACTTTAATTCCCGAGCTTTGATAACACTACAGACGCAAACGTTATCCTCttaaacatttgaaattttaagatgtttttaaTATTGCTACACTATACAAGAGGCCACGGCCTCCCTCATTTTTTCTTCACGAATCGAAGAGCAATACATCACGTCTCTCTATATACACAAGACGcactaagaacaaaagaaaacactttaaaaaaaaaaaacaaaaaggcttaAATATTTCGCTCTGTGAGACTCTCCTGGTAGTCCGCCAAACTAAAACTACGCGAGTCATACCGAGATGGCGCTTAATATTCTAAAGTTAATCAGTTATCACCAAGTGTAGTTTGTATTCCTTAAATATCAAATGTGTTTAACTTTAAATACCACGGTCTTAAAATATCATGCTTATCATTTGCTAACACTTCCATTTACAAACAGAACTTTTAATCGTCTTCTGTTCTCCCTTGTTTCAAGGAACTACCAGCTGAGACAACGAAAAGCTTAACGGGAGATTACTTTTACGAAATTGGTCGATTCGAGCAGTTCTTTCTTCCCCAGATGAAGACGAAAGTTGACTTTAAGAGATTGAAACAGGTGTTCAATGCGTGTATAAGTATAGTGTCATTCGAAATATAAGAATAATAAGCCAAATTCCATTTTGGATTAAAGCAGTCATGACTGGCAAATTCAGCCGATACTTCATTAAGTGCGgaattgttaaataatttatCGACTAAGTACGTCGACCTATTCTACTTGGTTTCTGTAATGATGGCTATCCTACAGCAAAAAGAAAGGCTCTATCTTGCACCTTTTTTTGTGCGATAATTTTGAGAGTAAGCGCTGTGAGTTCTTCTCACTTTCCTGCTCCAGCGAAGACTCAAACTACTAAGATAAAATTTCGCGGAAAGGAATCGAAACTACGGAAGATTTAATTTTCATCGTGGCTTCCTGATATCCGTTAAGGTGTACCAGGAAGCTGTGGACGTTTTAAGATCAATTTGAGACAGATCAATAAGCACACCGCCAAGAAACTCGTTTTCACCAACATAATCGTGATCCAGGACAGTCACTTGGAGAATACGTTCACGTACATCCCACTCTGACATGTTGTACACTAAGGTTTCGTTGAATGTCGGATTGAGTGTCTTGCGCGCAATCCTGGTCTTGAGTTTGGTGGCCTTGACGGGATCTGGAAGTAGGTACAGTTTGACGTACGGATCAGCAGGACTGGTCTGGTTTCTAGGGGATAACTCCTTTGCGTGCACCACCATGACGCTGAGAGCCTCGCATTCATGCCGGATCAACAACTTTACTTTCCCGCCTATGGGTCGCTCGCGATTTCGTTTCTCTTCTGGGAGTAGACGAACTGAGAAAGAGCTCGCATCTCCCTTGTCCTGCTGGCGTGCGTGAAGAAAGGTATAGAGAAGTTCCGATTCGGAAACTTCTGTCGGCATCATCAATAAGTGTCGGATGTAGTAATCAAGCTCGTTTCGTCTGCGCTCTGCAACCGCCCGGATCTGCGACCGACCGATGTAAATCTTGCTCGGAAGCCTTGGTAGGGTGATTTCCGGAAACGCTTGCGTTAGCTTTAAGTGCAGCTCGTGAAAATGGCGAAATCGCCGAAACACAAACGAAGGCTCCTCAACACCATCACGGCAAATATTGACTAAGTAGATGTAGTATTTCTCGGGATTGTAGCGCTTCTGAAAGTCCACGACGCGAGCAGAGTCGATTAAGCCGTCTGTATCTACAGAGTACGTCCCTCGAACAAACGAAAGGACTGAGCTTGAGTTGTCAACAGCAGCAGACCGTCTAAGCTGGCTAACGTCTCGTATCTGCGCCACGTTATGAATGAAGAAGTTGACTTGCGTAAACCAAGAGGAGAGACTGGCCTTTATCAGTCGAGTGAAGGTGGTTGTGGCCTCTACATCCGAGCAGCCAGGAAGCAATGAGTCCCGAATGTACTTCAAGTCATCAATTTTACTTAAACAGGAAATTCCAGAGTTGAGCATCAAAGACAGCAGATTGAGAAGCAAGTTAGAGTGCCGCCGAATAACATTAAAAGCCATACAGCAAAGATCCACAAATTCCTGAAAACGACTGCTTGGTTCATAACCACCATTGATGACAAACGCCATGTCCGGAGTGAGCACGAAGGGAGCCCGATCGCGGCGAAATGATCCGAACATCTGCGCGTTGCCGAGGATCTTGGCAAAGTCTATGTGAAATAGATGGCCACTCTTCTTGATCATGATGTTGTCGTTGTGACGATCACCGATACCTAGTACATAAGTCGCCACGCAGTAGCCTGCACAGGATGCAGTAAAATTCTCAACTGCTCTGTAGTAACTCTCTTCACCAGGGTTGTACTTTTGGATCCATCTCGCGATTGGTTCATCTTTGAAAGATCCGGTCAAACCAAGCTCTGTGTGGATCTCCCGAAGTGTCGCGGATTCCTTTACAATTTCCACCATCCCCATTCCAACACCAGTAGCAACACACTTGTAGGTAATCATTTTCAAATCGATTCCATCTCTTAGCCATATTTTATTAATGATACCCACAAGTTGCATAACCATCTTGTCCTGTCTCAAATCATCGCCAATTTTCAACATAGCGTGGACGTCTTCACCAAACTGGTCAGCGTTTTTGAAGATAAGCTTCAGAGGTGCAGAGTTGGAATTGAAGTAGTCACAAGAAGTCACGTCGACACCTTTTACCTCGTAGCTCGGATCCACAGGAAGCCTTACACTCGTGAACATGTTGGCGGCAACAACTGCAAGCTCTTGCTGGAGAATGTTGGTTCTGGAAGAATCTTTGGCGTTCTTTACTTGAACAGCTACGTGAGTAAGATCAGCGAGGACTTCATCTTGTCGGGTGAACTCACACCTCTGAGCATTTCCGCAGATGCTAAGGAGGCCCCCAAGAATTATCTGGAAGCGTTGGCCGAATTGGGGATCGCTGATGGTATCCTTCAAATACCAAAAAAGATAATGCATAACACGAACGCTACCAAGAGCACGGCGAACAAGAAACTGAATTAAGGAAGACTCGTGGTAGATTTCATATTTCAAGGCCTGGACAAGCTGAGGTAAATAATCGCACAACTCGTCATCGACAAGACCTTCTAACCAATTTACAGCTGTAGCTCGTACGCGTATGTCTGGAAAGCTCACCTTAAGCAGTTCCATGGCATCAACTGGCTTCATAGGTGCCCACGAAGACAGCAAGCCGTAGATTACAGGAAGGTATTGGTATTCCCAAGAGGGCGCCGCAGACAAGATAAGCGGTAAGGCTTTCGGAACTGACATACAGTAATACCGATGATCCCACAAAAGTTCTTTTTCTTCCGGCTTTAGTTCGTTGAAACGGTCTCTTTCCAGTATTTGCTTATATACCTCGGTAGTTGAGTCATGTGGCTCACACCGATCTGTTTCATCATAAACTGAAAGCCCGTTGCTCTCAAAATCTGGGAAGACAATGTCGGCTAAATATCGCTCAAACTCAACTTGCAGAATAACACTAGAAGGATGCAGAAGGTTTGACGTACAAGAACCAACTGGGTTTGCAGTGTCTTCCGGCCATAACCCAAGAAGTTGGGCTCCAGAAACTAACAAACCTTTGAAGTTGAATAACGGAACTGCTACCCAACCGAGTGGGGTCCTCACTGGGTTTGACGAATTGCCCTTGGCGACTGGTGAAAACCCGTAAAGGGTTAAGCAGAGTCGTGATTCCCGTGGTAACTGGCGCACCTGAATCTTAAACTGCAGCCACTCATCCCATCGGAGTTGGTCGAAGAAATGTTTGGCAATCTTACGTGGTTGCGTTACTTCAACTGGGCAGGACAACCGTCCGCCATAGTAGATCCCACACTGGACTTCATAGCGATCAAAATCCTGTTTCCACGACAAAGGCAGCCTGTTGGCAAAAGCCACGTGGATGCGGAGGTTGTCAGTCATAGCAGTAACTTCGATAGATCCGGCCAGCTTTGGTCTGTCTGCTCTTGTGGGGACAAAAGCAGTGTCAAACGCATCACAGTACATCTCTACCAATAGCAACACGGCCTCTTGTAACTTTAAAAGTGCATCATAAACTGACGCTTGGTCAGGAATCATTCTTCCTGGTGGAATATCGTTTTGAAGATTCTTCAACATCTGAACTGAGTTTATAACTTCTTCAGTTTCTAAGGATGCCAGCGTTGCACAGATTGCTTTCACAGCCTGAATCACACGACTCGGTTCAAAGCGACGATCGCTAGTACTGGTTGTTGCTTCTACTAACCTCACAAGTTCATCATTAAAGGCTTCCAGGAGAACCGTTAGTCCATATTTAGAGACAGCAGTGTTGACAGGGCAGTCAAAGAAGTCTTTGTAGCTCCGAGGCAAACTATCGTCCAGGTCGTCCTCCACTGTTCTAACCAGCTGCCTTGAGATCTCCCGAGTTGGAAGGAGCACAAGTTCAACCTCACTACCAAATTTAACGCACCCCTGTACATAACCATATTGAATAAGGACATCATTTGCCTGCAGGTATTCCGCACGTCCACAAACTTTGAGAACATACGCTGAGGGCTGACTGCCATTAATACTTTTACCGTCATCCAAGAAGCAACTCAAGGCAAGATCAATAATTTTGCTTACTGGGCTGTGAGCATTAAAAACGAACTTCAGAGTATCGTGCCGCCCCTTACTA belongs to Acropora muricata isolate sample 2 chromosome 9, ASM3666990v1, whole genome shotgun sequence and includes:
- the LOC136930158 gene encoding phosphatidylinositol 4-phosphate 3-kinase C2 domain-containing subunit beta-like, yielding MANLGDLMSFSSDEEDGVSTSSQPSWIAILSSQFGGSSLAESSRLSADVPPFDSNQSINGVTDSKYSDRLAQVVKMETRSQHSSLFVGGESSKCVDRSSEFPAAIRETNSLNQQARKSSPPRSPPAKEGNKIMQFPQGGFSNYHDAFRPPSELLDSEGSSNNSDSNGLEMSARPPSFTSNLFVTLENRHDDPSLQGVSQSIASTTSSNSSSEHPYGSISLKLKSEFSAKENEEEILHGGKSSRDDFCPSGVTQNSNLARPTRPLTVKLPDGQSSKRSGYHQSDSTRSQSVPSYKPRSPRMSNRSFSSPSPDSNIARGVMSTDPKAKLLFYGDGLFDVAKERDEEAAAFGVMMSQLRSNFHWNNETNPGHVISPTVPYDYETFPRFTEARMVIYSKGRHDTLKFVFNAHSPVSKIIDLALSCFLDDGKSINGSQPSAYVLKVCGRAEYLQANDVLIQYGYVQGCVKFGSEVELVLLPTREISRQLVRTVEDDLDDSLPRSYKDFFDCPVNTAVSKYGLTVLLEAFNDELVRLVEATTSTSDRRFEPSRVIQAVKAICATLASLETEEVINSVQMLKNLQNDIPPGRMIPDQASVYDALLKLQEAVLLLVEMYCDAFDTAFVPTRADRPKLAGSIEVTAMTDNLRIHVAFANRLPLSWKQDFDRYEVQCGIYYGGRLSCPVEVTQPRKIAKHFFDQLRWDEWLQFKIQVRQLPRESRLCLTLYGFSPVAKGNSSNPVRTPLGWVAVPLFNFKGLLVSGAQLLGLWPEDTANPVGSCTSNLLHPSSVILQVEFERYLADIVFPDFESNGLSVYDETDRCEPHDSTTEVYKQILERDRFNELKPEEKELLWDHRYYCMSVPKALPLILSAAPSWEYQYLPVIYGLLSSWAPMKPVDAMELLKVSFPDIRVRATAVNWLEGLVDDELCDYLPQLVQALKYEIYHESSLIQFLVRRALGSVRVMHYLFWYLKDTISDPQFGQRFQIILGGLLSICGNAQRCEFTRQDEVLADLTHVAVQVKNAKDSSRTNILQQELAVVAANMFTSVRLPVDPSYEVKGVDVTSCDYFNSNSAPLKLIFKNADQFGEDVHAMLKIGDDLRQDKMVMQLVGIINKIWLRDGIDLKMITYKCVATGVGMGMVEIVKESATLREIHTELGLTGSFKDEPIARWIQKYNPGEESYYRAVENFTASCAGYCVATYVLGIGDRHNDNIMIKKSGHLFHIDFAKILGNAQMFGSFRRDRAPFVLTPDMAFVINGGYEPSSRFQEFVDLCCMAFNVIRRHSNLLLNLLSLMLNSGISCLSKIDDLKYIRDSLLPGCSDVEATTTFTRLIKASLSSWFTQVNFFIHNVAQIRDVSQLRRSAAVDNSSSVLSFVRGTYSVDTDGLIDSARVVDFQKRYNPEKYYIYLVNICRDGVEEPSFVFRRFRHFHELHLKLTQAFPEITLPRLPSKIYIGRSQIRAVAERRRNELDYYIRHLLMMPTEVSESELLYTFLHARQQDKGDASSFSVRLLPEEKRNRERPIGGKVKLLIRHECEALSVMVVHAKELSPRNQTSPADPYVKLYLLPDPVKATKLKTRIARKTLNPTFNETLVYNMSEWDVRERILQVTVLDHDYVGENEFLGGVLIDLSQIDLKTSTASWYTLTDIRKPR